One part of the Truepera radiovictrix DSM 17093 genome encodes these proteins:
- a CDS encoding 2-oxo acid dehydrogenase subunit E2, with the protein MATEFKLPEVGEGITSGTVVGVLVSVGDTIAKDQAVLELETDKAVVEVPSSVSGVVQEILVKENEEASVGQVVLIVGEGESEGAGAEKGAADAQAQDTQTQETQAPSEEGRPSAGAADAAAEEDVAQEVAEERAEGDAEAKAAGIDAAAKAADAEGAQRAPDAYDTPLEEKEPLPAAPSVRRLARELGVNLRDVKGSGILGRISAEDVRRVAAGGAQPSAQPASPPAAPAPAAQPLPDFSKYGSVRREPMSGIRKATVRSMTNAWSSVPMVTHFDKADTAAFEAFRQRYKARAEAAGAKLTPTAVLLKMAALALKKFPKFNASLDLATNEVVYKDYLNVGVAVDTEYGLLVPVIRDVDKKGVVQLAKELGEIAEKARARKLGPEDMQGGNFSISNLGGIGGTGFTPIVNPPEVAILGVARGTVEPVWDAEAGEFKPRTMMPLSLSYDHRLIDGADAARFLRFLCETIEDPYLMAVEG; encoded by the coding sequence ATGGCAACCGAATTCAAACTGCCTGAAGTAGGGGAAGGAATCACCTCGGGAACCGTCGTCGGGGTGCTCGTCTCGGTCGGTGACACCATCGCCAAAGACCAAGCGGTGCTAGAGCTCGAGACCGACAAAGCGGTCGTCGAGGTGCCGTCGTCGGTCTCGGGGGTGGTTCAGGAGATTTTGGTTAAAGAGAACGAAGAGGCCTCGGTCGGTCAGGTCGTGCTGATCGTCGGCGAGGGTGAGAGCGAGGGCGCAGGGGCCGAAAAGGGCGCTGCCGACGCCCAAGCGCAAGACACCCAAACGCAGGAAACCCAGGCCCCGAGCGAGGAGGGCCGCCCCTCGGCGGGCGCCGCCGACGCGGCGGCCGAAGAGGACGTCGCGCAGGAGGTCGCCGAAGAGCGCGCCGAGGGGGACGCCGAGGCCAAAGCCGCGGGGATCGACGCTGCTGCCAAAGCCGCGGACGCCGAAGGGGCGCAGCGGGCCCCCGACGCCTACGACACCCCCCTCGAGGAGAAAGAACCCCTCCCCGCCGCCCCGTCGGTACGCCGCCTAGCTAGGGAGCTCGGCGTCAACCTGCGCGACGTCAAGGGTTCTGGCATCTTGGGGCGCATCTCCGCCGAGGACGTGCGGCGCGTCGCCGCCGGGGGGGCGCAACCGAGCGCACAACCCGCCTCACCACCCGCCGCACCGGCGCCCGCCGCGCAGCCGCTACCCGACTTTAGCAAGTACGGCTCCGTACGCCGCGAGCCGATGTCGGGGATTCGCAAGGCGACGGTGCGCTCGATGACCAACGCGTGGTCGAGCGTACCGATGGTCACGCACTTCGACAAGGCCGACACGGCCGCCTTTGAGGCGTTTCGCCAACGCTACAAGGCCCGCGCCGAGGCCGCCGGCGCCAAGCTCACCCCGACCGCCGTCCTGCTCAAGATGGCCGCGTTAGCGCTCAAGAAGTTTCCGAAGTTCAACGCCTCCTTGGACCTCGCAACGAACGAGGTCGTCTACAAGGACTACCTCAACGTCGGCGTCGCGGTCGACACCGAATATGGCCTCCTGGTGCCCGTCATTCGCGACGTGGACAAAAAGGGCGTGGTTCAGCTCGCCAAAGAGCTGGGCGAGATCGCCGAAAAAGCGCGCGCCCGCAAGCTCGGCCCCGAGGACATGCAGGGGGGCAACTTCAGCATCTCGAACCTGGGCGGCATCGGTGGGACGGGCTTTACACCCATCGTCAACCCGCCGGAGGTCGCCATCTTGGGCGTCGCCCGGGGCACGGTCGAACCCGTTTGGGACGCTGAGGCTGGCGAGTTCAAACCGCGCACCATGATGCCCCTGTCGCTTTCGTACGATCACCGGCTCATCGACGGCGCCGACGCCGCTAGATTCTTGCGCTTCCTCTGCGAGACCATCGAGGACCCCTACCTGATGGCGGTTGAGGGCTAA
- a CDS encoding SDR family NAD(P)-dependent oxidoreductase, producing MDLELKGKVAVITGGSVGIGLAVARGLAAEGVHVALCARDEARVVARAEEIARDYGVRTLGVAADVSRAADVARFAAAVSDTFGGADILINNAGTGSEETIMEAPDEKWHYYLELHLMAAVRLARALVPRMRARGGGVILNNASICATQPLGYEPIYNVSKAALAMFSKCLANELIGDNIRVNTVNPGLIQTPDWEKTARLLTRDQGVSWEAYLEEVAKENTPIGRFASPEELAHFFVFLCSPKASYCVGSSYYVDGGWLKVVN from the coding sequence ATGGACTTGGAGCTGAAGGGCAAAGTGGCCGTCATCACGGGGGGAAGCGTCGGTATCGGCTTGGCCGTGGCGAGGGGGTTGGCGGCCGAGGGGGTACACGTCGCGCTCTGCGCGCGCGACGAGGCGCGCGTCGTGGCGAGAGCGGAGGAGATCGCTCGCGACTACGGGGTGCGCACCCTCGGCGTCGCCGCCGACGTGAGCCGCGCGGCGGACGTCGCGCGCTTCGCCGCGGCCGTGAGCGACACCTTTGGCGGCGCCGACATCCTCATCAACAACGCCGGCACGGGCAGCGAGGAGACCATCATGGAGGCGCCGGACGAAAAGTGGCACTACTACCTCGAGCTGCACCTGATGGCGGCGGTGAGGCTCGCTCGCGCGCTCGTGCCCAGAATGCGCGCGCGCGGCGGCGGGGTGATCCTCAACAACGCCTCGATCTGCGCGACCCAGCCGCTCGGGTACGAACCCATCTACAACGTTTCAAAGGCCGCCCTGGCGATGTTCTCCAAATGCCTCGCCAATGAGCTTATCGGCGACAACATCCGCGTCAACACGGTCAACCCCGGCCTCATCCAGACCCCCGACTGGGAGAAGACGGCGCGGCTCCTGACCCGTGACCAGGGCGTGAGCTGGGAGGCGTACCTAGAGGAGGTCGCCAAGGAAAACACCCCCATCGGCCGCTTCGCCTCACCCGAGGAGTTGGCGCACTTCTTCGTCTTTTTGTGCTCGCCCAAGGCCTCGTACTGCGTCGGGTCGTCGTACTACGTCGATGGGGGGTGGCTCAAGGTGGTGAACTAG
- the crtI gene encoding phytoene desaturase family protein, producing MKKRIIVIGSGFGALGAAARLLAAGHDVVMFEKRDKLGGRAYVYELDGFKFDGGPTIVTAPFMFDDIFAAAGRRREDYFELVKCDPFYRIFDHQGRPFDYNDDEMFILREIHERNPADKEGYLRFIRATKAIFQKGFVELADKPFLSVWDMIKVAPDLIRLQSYKSVYQYASSFVEDEFLRRVFSFHPLLVGGNPFDTTSIYAMIHYLEREWGVWYAMGGTGAIVEGLRRLILELGGEIHLNTEVEQILVDTRGEKGAGKGERRVKGVRLPDGTVHLADAVVSNADVAYTYREMIPERYRRKYTNKKIDSMRYAMSLFVIYFGTKRRYLDTPLKHHNIILGERYKELLEDIFRNKVVAEDFSLYLHMPTYTDPSMAPPGCESFYVLSPVPHLGSGTDWRTAAKPYRDAIMRFLEDHYLPGLQDNLVVEHYIDPLHFKEVLNSHLGSAFSVEPILTQSAWFRPHNRSEDFANLYFVGAGTHPGAGLPGVLSSAKIVENLIGAA from the coding sequence GTGAAAAAGCGCATTATCGTTATCGGCAGCGGCTTTGGCGCGCTCGGGGCGGCGGCGCGCCTTTTGGCGGCGGGCCACGACGTCGTGATGTTTGAAAAGCGCGACAAGTTGGGTGGGCGGGCGTACGTCTACGAGCTGGACGGCTTTAAGTTCGACGGCGGCCCGACCATCGTCACCGCCCCCTTTATGTTCGACGATATCTTCGCGGCCGCCGGACGGCGGCGCGAGGACTATTTTGAGCTCGTCAAGTGCGACCCCTTCTACCGCATCTTCGACCACCAGGGCCGCCCATTTGACTACAACGACGACGAGATGTTTATCCTGCGCGAGATTCACGAGCGCAACCCCGCCGACAAGGAGGGGTACCTGCGCTTTATCCGCGCGACCAAGGCGATCTTTCAAAAGGGCTTTGTTGAGCTCGCCGACAAACCCTTTTTGAGCGTCTGGGACATGATCAAAGTCGCGCCCGACCTCATTCGGCTGCAGTCGTACAAGAGCGTCTACCAGTACGCCTCGAGCTTTGTCGAAGACGAGTTTTTGCGCCGCGTGTTCTCGTTTCACCCGCTCCTCGTCGGCGGCAACCCCTTCGACACGACGTCGATTTACGCGATGATCCACTACCTGGAGCGCGAGTGGGGGGTGTGGTACGCCATGGGCGGCACCGGCGCCATCGTCGAGGGGCTCAGGCGGCTCATCCTCGAGCTCGGCGGCGAGATTCACCTGAACACCGAGGTCGAGCAGATCCTGGTCGACACCCGCGGGGAGAAGGGCGCGGGCAAAGGCGAGCGGCGCGTCAAGGGGGTCCGCCTCCCGGACGGCACCGTTCACCTTGCCGACGCGGTCGTCTCCAACGCCGACGTCGCCTACACCTACCGCGAGATGATCCCCGAACGCTACCGCCGCAAGTACACGAACAAAAAGATCGATTCGATGCGCTACGCCATGTCGCTTTTTGTCATCTACTTCGGCACCAAACGGCGCTACCTCGACACCCCCCTAAAGCACCACAACATCATCCTCGGCGAGCGCTACAAAGAGCTTTTAGAGGACATTTTCCGGAACAAGGTCGTCGCCGAGGACTTTTCGCTCTACCTGCACATGCCGACCTATACCGACCCCAGCATGGCCCCTCCCGGCTGCGAGTCGTTTTACGTCCTCTCCCCCGTACCGCACCTAGGCTCCGGCACCGACTGGCGCACGGCGGCCAAACCCTACCGCGACGCCATCATGCGCTTTTTAGAGGACCATTACCTGCCGGGCTTGCAGGACAACCTCGTCGTCGAGCACTACATCGACCCCTTGCACTTTAAAGAGGTGCTCAACTCGCACCTGGGCTCGGCTTTCAGCGTCGAACCCATCTTGACGCAGTCGGCTTGGTTCCGGCCGCACAACCGCTCCGAGGACTTCGCCAACCTCTACTTCGTGGGGGCGGGGACGCACCCGGGGGCGGGGCTGCCGGGGGTGCTGTCGAGCGCCAAAATCGTCGAGAACCTTATCGGTGCGGCGTAG
- a CDS encoding glucose-1-phosphate adenylyltransferase family protein yields MKYPRVLALILAGGKGSRLGALTERRAKPALPFAGTYHLIDIPLSNLLHSGLPHVWVVQQYLPNSLNDHLANGRPWDLDRTHGGLRVLPPYQGAEGEGFAEGNADALYRQRKLIREFAPDLVLVLSADHLYTLDYRDVLERHLAGDAALTMVTTKVNKREASRFGVVETDGERVTGFAYKPEEPATDTVTAEVFLYTTEALLGTLEALAEEGETLSDYGDSLIPRLVERETVLAHPLPGYWRDVGTVQSYWEGHMDLLAGKGLDFDDPAWPILSDSPQRLPARIERGAELDSSLVSPGARVAGRVVRSVVGEGAVVEAGASVVDSVLLEGVQVGPEASLTRTVADLGARFGKGAQVGGEGELTVVGMNARVRGGRKVEAGAEVPPTD; encoded by the coding sequence GTGAAGTACCCCCGCGTCCTCGCCCTTATCCTCGCCGGCGGCAAGGGCAGCCGCCTGGGCGCCCTGACCGAGCGGCGCGCCAAACCGGCGCTGCCCTTCGCGGGCACCTATCACCTTATCGACATCCCCTTGAGCAACCTCCTCCATAGCGGTTTGCCCCACGTCTGGGTGGTGCAGCAGTACCTGCCAAACTCGCTCAACGACCACCTCGCGAACGGGCGGCCCTGGGACCTCGACCGCACCCACGGCGGGCTGCGGGTGCTCCCCCCCTATCAGGGTGCCGAGGGGGAGGGGTTCGCCGAGGGCAACGCCGACGCCCTCTACCGGCAGCGGAAGCTCATCCGCGAGTTCGCGCCCGACCTGGTGCTCGTGTTGAGCGCCGATCACCTCTACACGCTCGACTACCGCGACGTTCTAGAGCGGCACCTGGCGGGGGACGCGGCGCTCACCATGGTGACGACGAAGGTCAACAAGCGCGAGGCGTCACGCTTCGGGGTCGTGGAAACGGACGGCGAGCGCGTCACGGGTTTTGCCTACAAACCGGAGGAGCCAGCAACGGACACCGTAACGGCGGAGGTGTTCCTCTACACGACCGAGGCGCTTTTGGGGACGCTCGAGGCGCTCGCCGAGGAGGGTGAAACGCTCTCCGACTACGGCGACAGCCTCATCCCCCGGCTCGTAGAACGGGAGACCGTCCTGGCCCACCCCCTCCCGGGCTACTGGCGTGACGTCGGCACGGTTCAGAGCTACTGGGAGGGGCACATGGACCTCTTGGCGGGCAAGGGCCTCGACTTCGACGATCCGGCCTGGCCCATCCTGAGTGACAGCCCGCAGCGGCTCCCGGCGCGCATCGAGCGGGGCGCGGAGCTTGACAGCAGCCTCGTCTCCCCCGGCGCGCGCGTCGCGGGGCGGGTGGTCCGCAGCGTCGTCGGCGAGGGGGCAGTCGTCGAAGCGGGGGCGAGCGTGGTGGACTCGGTGCTGTTGGAGGGGGTGCAGGTCGGCCCGGAGGCGAGCCTCACCCGAACGGTCGCGGACCTCGGCGCGCGCTTCGGGAAGGGGGCGCAGGTCGGCGGGGAGGGCGAGCTCACCGTCGTCGGGATGAACGCGCGCGTCCGCGGCGGCCGCAAGGTGGAAGCGGGCGCGGAGGTGCCGCCGACGGACTGA
- a CDS encoding FAD-dependent oxidoreductase: protein MASKLDAEVLIVGGGPVGLFMALCLARLGIACQVLERTTAPTDHSRAIGVHPPSLERLELLGLAQAFVREGVRVARGHLFVGGRVLGTLEFATCAPPYPFVLTLPQTRTEALLRARLQALAPGALRCGFEVTGLTQGARGVALRGLERGDPKTLRAAFVVAADGKRSLVRRLLGVPFRGGPYPDTYLMGDTHDTTRLGTDAALYFTRAGLVESFPLPGGVRRWVVKTPTLLKGASPELLERLVWERVSERAEAHTNTMLSAFGVQRFTAARFVKGRVCLVGDAAHVLSPIGGQGMNLGWLGAWTLAEALQEALRGDAAGLARYDHLHRRAARLATWRATFNTLMGRATPLDGLRNALAWTILHTPLRATFARVFTMRGL from the coding sequence ATGGCCTCTAAGCTTGACGCCGAGGTGCTCATCGTCGGGGGTGGGCCGGTCGGCCTCTTTATGGCCCTCTGCCTCGCGCGCTTGGGGATCGCCTGCCAGGTCCTCGAGCGCACCACGGCGCCCACCGACCACTCGCGCGCCATCGGCGTGCACCCGCCCTCGCTCGAGCGCTTGGAGCTTCTGGGGCTCGCCCAGGCGTTCGTGCGCGAGGGGGTGCGCGTCGCGCGGGGGCACCTCTTCGTGGGGGGGCGGGTGTTGGGGACGCTCGAGTTTGCGACCTGCGCGCCCCCTTACCCCTTCGTCCTGACCCTGCCGCAGACGCGCACCGAAGCGCTTTTACGCGCGCGCCTCCAGGCGCTCGCCCCCGGTGCGCTCCGGTGCGGCTTCGAGGTCACGGGTCTAACGCAAGGCGCGCGCGGGGTCGCGCTGCGGGGGCTCGAGCGGGGCGACCCCAAAACCCTCCGCGCCGCCTTCGTGGTGGCCGCCGACGGCAAGAGGAGCCTCGTGCGGCGCCTTCTCGGGGTTCCGTTTCGCGGCGGGCCCTACCCCGACACCTACCTGATGGGCGACACCCACGACACGACCCGCTTGGGTACGGACGCGGCGCTCTACTTTACGCGCGCCGGGCTCGTCGAGTCCTTTCCGCTACCCGGCGGCGTCAGGCGTTGGGTCGTCAAAACGCCCACGCTCCTTAAGGGCGCCTCCCCGGAGCTGTTAGAGCGCCTCGTCTGGGAGCGGGTCAGCGAGCGGGCGGAGGCGCACACCAACACCATGCTCTCCGCTTTCGGGGTGCAGCGCTTTACGGCGGCGCGCTTTGTCAAGGGGCGCGTGTGTCTCGTCGGCGACGCGGCGCACGTCCTGAGCCCCATCGGCGGTCAGGGGATGAACCTGGGATGGCTCGGCGCCTGGACGCTCGCCGAGGCGCTCCAAGAGGCTCTGAGGGGGGACGCGGCGGGGCTCGCGCGCTACGACCACCTGCACCGCCGCGCTGCCCGCCTCGCGACCTGGCGCGCGACCTTCAACACCCTCATGGGGCGCGCTACCCCCTTAGACGGCCTGCGCAACGCGCTCGCGTGGACCATCCTGCACACCCCCTTGCGCGCGACCTTCGCCAGGGTGTTTACCATGCGGGGGCTTTAG
- a CDS encoding class I SAM-dependent methyltransferase, whose translation MPLFLRTRARHLRERMDDPACDPARLHATYARFGAVNRLFAGWGVLYCRLLRPRLSPGGRYRLLDIGFGGGDIPHQLVRWAERDGVTLEVTAIDPDPRALHYARTLPPSPRVRFERAHSSELVARGERFDVVISNHLLHHLSDAELRGLCADSVALGEVALHNDIARADVAYLGFAALTAPFFRGSYITPDGLTSVRRAFTPEELEALVPAPWRVLRPYPYRLLLSYGL comes from the coding sequence ATGCCCCTCTTTCTGCGGACGCGCGCGCGTCACCTGCGTGAGCGGATGGACGACCCCGCCTGCGACCCCGCGCGGCTACACGCGACCTACGCCCGCTTCGGCGCGGTCAACCGCCTGTTCGCGGGCTGGGGGGTGCTCTACTGCCGCCTGTTGCGCCCGCGCCTCTCGCCGGGCGGCCGCTACCGGCTGCTCGACATCGGTTTTGGCGGCGGCGACATCCCACATCAGCTGGTGCGTTGGGCTGAACGCGACGGCGTCACGCTCGAGGTCACCGCGATCGACCCCGACCCGCGGGCGCTCCACTACGCCCGCACCCTGCCCCCCTCGCCGCGGGTGCGCTTCGAGCGGGCGCACTCGTCGGAGCTCGTCGCGCGCGGCGAGCGCTTCGACGTCGTCATCTCCAACCACCTGCTGCACCACCTCTCCGACGCTGAGCTGCGCGGGCTCTGCGCCGACAGCGTCGCGCTCGGTGAGGTGGCGCTGCACAACGACATCGCCCGCGCCGACGTGGCCTACCTGGGTTTCGCCGCGCTCACGGCCCCCTTTTTTCGCGGCTCGTACATCACCCCCGACGGGCTCACGTCGGTGCGGCGGGCGTTTACCCCCGAGGAGCTCGAGGCGCTCGTGCCGGCGCCGTGGCGGGTCCTCCGCCCCTACCCGTACCGCCTGCTGCTAAGCTATGGCCTCTAA
- a CDS encoding type III polyketide synthase yields MSTHPVFAHGIATAVPEGVVPQEGAREVLKRHFGDDRLLQRLVHRLYSQSGIETRYTVVPDFVFSAAGAAGEPVGGGAFYDAHSATYKAPSTKVRNDLYTAAARPLFKAAAERVLEATPGLGARDITHVVTVSCTGFFAPGPDYFLVKDLCLHPHVQRFHLGFMGCYAAFPALKMARAFCQADPEAVVLVVCAELCTLHMQLGSDLDRLLAGSVFADGAAAALVSARAPQGGEAFELSAFATTLTPVGEADMAWSVGDEGFDIVLSSYVPDILEANIASAVAPLLGAMGLSQAEVQHWGVHPGGRAILDKVEKGLALPAGALAPSREVLRDYGNMSSATVLFVLQKIAARAESGERVCAMAFGPGLTVESGLLTKA; encoded by the coding sequence ATGTCCACACACCCCGTTTTCGCCCATGGGATCGCCACGGCTGTACCGGAGGGCGTGGTGCCGCAAGAGGGTGCCCGTGAGGTGCTTAAGCGCCACTTCGGCGACGACCGGTTGCTGCAGCGGCTCGTCCACCGCCTCTACAGCCAGTCGGGCATCGAGACGCGCTACACCGTCGTGCCAGACTTTGTCTTTTCGGCAGCGGGCGCCGCGGGGGAACCCGTGGGCGGCGGCGCGTTTTACGACGCCCACAGCGCCACCTACAAAGCGCCCTCGACAAAGGTGCGCAACGACCTCTATACGGCGGCGGCGCGGCCCCTTTTCAAGGCGGCAGCCGAGCGCGTCTTGGAGGCGACGCCGGGGCTTGGCGCGCGCGACATCACCCACGTCGTGACGGTCTCGTGTACGGGGTTTTTCGCGCCGGGGCCGGACTACTTTCTCGTCAAAGACCTCTGCTTGCACCCCCACGTGCAGCGCTTTCACTTGGGTTTTATGGGGTGTTACGCGGCTTTTCCCGCCCTAAAAATGGCGCGCGCCTTTTGCCAGGCCGACCCCGAGGCCGTCGTGCTCGTGGTGTGCGCCGAGCTCTGCACGCTGCACATGCAGCTCGGGAGCGACCTCGACCGCCTCTTGGCGGGTTCGGTCTTCGCCGACGGGGCGGCGGCCGCTCTGGTGAGCGCGCGCGCGCCGCAGGGGGGGGAGGCGTTTGAGCTGAGCGCCTTTGCCACCACGCTGACCCCCGTCGGCGAGGCGGATATGGCCTGGTCGGTCGGCGACGAAGGCTTCGACATCGTCTTGTCGAGCTACGTCCCCGACATCTTAGAGGCCAACATCGCGAGCGCCGTGGCCCCCCTTCTGGGCGCGATGGGTCTCTCCCAAGCCGAGGTGCAGCACTGGGGGGTGCACCCGGGTGGGCGGGCGATCCTGGACAAGGTCGAAAAGGGGCTGGCGTTACCCGCGGGGGCGCTCGCGCCGTCGCGCGAGGTGCTGCGCGACTACGGCAACATGAGTAGCGCCACCGTGCTCTTCGTGCTGCAAAAGATCGCCGCGCGGGCCGAGTCGGGCGAGCGGGTGTGCGCGATGGCTTTCGGGCCGGGGCTCACCGTCGAGAGCGGCCTTTTGACCAAAGCCTGA
- a CDS encoding 5'-methylthioadenosine/adenosylhomocysteine nucleosidase, with protein sequence MTGLGKAPPKGTLFGIIGAMDEELTLLRGALQDAREERAGGFTLFSGTLAGHAALLAQCGIGKVNAGALAQVLALRGVSHVLFTGVAGGLQPGLKVGDLVVSTDAVQHDVDVTALGYPVGTIPGEGAAWPADAHLLELALTAAADLGGVRAVAGRVASGDQFIADPAKGRWLHETFGAACAEMEGAAVAQVCHKAGVPFVIIRSLSDSADEGAETDFRTFTALAAERAKRVVLGVLERFPGR encoded by the coding sequence ATGACCGGTTTGGGTAAGGCGCCCCCCAAGGGGACGCTCTTCGGCATTATCGGCGCGATGGACGAGGAACTCACCCTCCTCCGCGGGGCGTTACAAGACGCCCGTGAGGAACGCGCAGGCGGCTTTACGCTCTTTTCGGGGACCCTCGCCGGCCACGCTGCGCTCCTCGCGCAGTGCGGCATCGGCAAGGTCAACGCAGGCGCTCTCGCACAAGTGTTGGCGCTCCGGGGGGTTTCACACGTCCTCTTTACCGGCGTCGCCGGTGGGCTTCAGCCCGGCCTTAAGGTGGGCGACCTCGTCGTCAGCACCGACGCCGTGCAGCACGACGTCGACGTCACCGCGCTCGGCTACCCCGTGGGCACCATACCGGGCGAAGGGGCCGCGTGGCCGGCCGACGCGCACCTGCTCGAGCTGGCCCTCACGGCGGCCGCCGACCTGGGGGGGGTGCGGGCGGTCGCGGGGCGCGTCGCTTCGGGCGACCAATTTATCGCCGACCCCGCCAAGGGGCGGTGGCTGCACGAGACGTTCGGCGCAGCTTGCGCCGAGATGGAAGGGGCAGCGGTCGCGCAGGTGTGCCACAAAGCCGGCGTGCCGTTTGTCATCATCCGTTCGCTCAGCGACAGCGCCGACGAGGGGGCCGAAACCGACTTTCGCACCTTTACCGCCCTCGCGGCCGAACGCGCCAAGCGGGTCGTCCTCGGCGTTTTGGAGCGCTTTCCGGGGCGCTGA
- a CDS encoding DUF4097 family beta strand repeat-containing protein, protein MNDAPIPLSERERIQALLDAGRITPEDADLLFDALGDGDEGATAERAVSAGNKSPTSTARGADTPSGPAHERDETSGPAPHLTPTPPPAPNAPPLPPEVKGEHASGVRGWVKLTGGCGDLHVTVDPDLKAPTFTGEGEVEQQGRDYHLRTPFEWKSNWLAKLRSAVGNLEVRLPEGYGLDLGLFAGDGTIQGVRALRGKFTGGDLTVEGAEHLDLNVTSGDVTMTLRPLRGQQQLRATSGDVTLTFLAGSDVLVSGKATAGSVDLPQGFTRGRGFGTAEFSGVLGEGRAKLELRLIAGSATLRAERPQSSR, encoded by the coding sequence GTGAACGACGCCCCTATCCCCCTTAGCGAACGCGAGCGGATTCAGGCCCTGCTCGACGCGGGCCGCATCACTCCGGAGGACGCCGATCTGCTCTTTGACGCGCTCGGTGACGGCGACGAAGGGGCGACCGCTGAAAGGGCCGTGAGCGCCGGTAACAAAAGCCCGACCTCGACAGCGAGAGGTGCCGACACCCCCTCCGGTCCGGCGCATGAGCGCGATGAGACGTCCGGGCCCGCCCCTCACCTCACCCCGACGCCACCCCCGGCACCCAATGCCCCACCGCTGCCTCCGGAGGTCAAGGGCGAGCACGCGTCGGGCGTTCGCGGCTGGGTCAAACTCACCGGTGGCTGCGGCGACCTGCACGTCACCGTCGACCCTGACCTCAAGGCGCCGACGTTTACCGGCGAAGGGGAGGTCGAGCAGCAGGGTCGCGACTACCACCTGCGTACCCCGTTCGAGTGGAAAAGCAACTGGCTCGCCAAACTGCGCAGCGCCGTCGGCAACCTCGAGGTCCGGCTGCCCGAGGGCTACGGCCTCGACCTCGGGCTCTTCGCGGGCGACGGCACCATCCAGGGGGTGCGGGCGCTGCGCGGCAAGTTTACCGGCGGCGACCTCACCGTCGAGGGCGCCGAGCACCTCGACCTGAACGTCACGAGCGGCGACGTGACGATGACGCTGCGCCCCCTGCGGGGGCAGCAGCAGCTGCGCGCGACCTCCGGCGACGTCACCTTGACCTTTCTAGCGGGCTCGGACGTCCTGGTCTCGGGCAAGGCCACGGCAGGAAGCGTCGACCTGCCGCAGGGCTTTACCCGCGGGCGCGGGTTCGGCACGGCCGAGTTCTCGGGCGTCCTCGGCGAGGGCCGCGCCAAGCTCGAGCTGCGCCTGATCGCGGGGAGCGCCACCCTCCGCGCCGAAAGGCCGCAGAGCTCCCGATGA
- a CDS encoding DUF2089 domain-containing protein, with protein MSPAPDAKPLPMPTRCPVTGQPLEVTRLECPESGVTIEGRFVPNEFALLNGEQLEFLRLFVRVRGNLKEVERLSGVSYPTVRLRLEATLRALGYEPANTAAGDTREEVLSALERGDISAAEAAKRLRAVRR; from the coding sequence ATGAGCCCCGCTCCCGACGCCAAACCCCTCCCAATGCCGACGCGCTGCCCCGTCACGGGGCAACCCTTGGAGGTGACGCGCCTCGAGTGTCCCGAGAGCGGCGTGACGATCGAGGGGCGCTTCGTCCCCAACGAGTTCGCGCTCCTTAACGGCGAGCAGCTCGAGTTTCTGCGGCTCTTCGTGCGGGTGCGGGGCAACCTTAAAGAGGTCGAGCGTCTCTCGGGCGTCTCGTACCCGACGGTGCGGCTGCGGCTCGAGGCGACCTTGCGGGCTCTTGGCTACGAGCCCGCCAACACCGCGGCGGGCGACACCCGTGAGGAGGTGCTGAGCGCCCTCGAGCGCGGCGACATCAGCGCCGCCGAGGCCGCCAAACGCCTGCGAGCGGTTCGCCGCTAG
- a CDS encoding YtxH domain-containing protein — protein MANDYNRYNKDKDRNQKKEELKDAAKDTAQDLKNKANEVQQEVKERAEDVREKVAERTSEAREQVQARVDDAKREAGARAEQGFEQNKGQVVSQISSVAHAFRRAGEQLREENQGELAGYAERIADQVERVSSYIEGKGLRGIASDLESLARQRPGLFVGGALVVGLVTARFLRSSSSSRS, from the coding sequence GTGGCTAACGACTACAACCGCTACAACAAAGACAAGGACAGAAACCAGAAAAAAGAGGAGCTCAAAGACGCCGCCAAAGACACGGCGCAGGACCTCAAGAACAAGGCGAACGAGGTGCAGCAGGAGGTCAAGGAGCGCGCCGAGGACGTCCGTGAAAAGGTCGCCGAGCGCACCAGCGAGGCGCGCGAGCAGGTACAAGCCCGCGTCGACGACGCCAAACGAGAAGCTGGGGCGCGCGCCGAACAGGGGTTTGAACAGAACAAGGGCCAGGTCGTCTCGCAGATTAGCAGCGTCGCTCACGCGTTTCGCCGCGCGGGTGAGCAGCTCCGCGAGGAGAACCAGGGCGAGCTTGCAGGTTACGCCGAACGCATCGCCGATCAGGTCGAGCGCGTTTCGAGCTATATCGAAGGCAAAGGGCTGCGCGGTATCGCGAGCGACCTCGAATCCCTCGCGCGGCAACGCCCGGGCCTCTTCGTCGGCGGCGCGCTCGTCGTCGGCCTCGTCACCGCGCGGTTTTTGCGCTCGAGCTCTAGCAGCCGGTCGTAA